CAGtgctcttttgtcttttctcacACACTGAGGTTAAATAGCTGCTTATCTGACTCAGTTAAGCTCTTCAGGTGTTATTTTGCTTGTGAAGTTTTGGATGAGAAAATTTGTGCAATTGGGGGTTTAGCTACAAATCTGAGTGGTCCCAATTCTTGGGACACTTATGATCCCAGCACAAATGGTTGGATCTCTCATGTGGACCCTAACCTCGTTCCTGAAATAGAAGATTCTATGGTATTGGATGGACAGATATATATCCGATGCGGTGGTTCTTCACTTTCTTCTCATGTCTATGCCATCGTGTACGAACCATTGAGGGGCTCGTGGCAACATGGGGATGCTGACATCGCGTCTGGCTGGAAGGGTCCAGCAGTCGTCATAGGTGGGACTCTTTATGTgttggatcaaagttcaggaCTCAGGCTGATGAAGTGGCGGAAGGAAAGCAAGGATTGGGTGGTGGTGGGGAGATTGTCACAGCTATTAACTCAACCTCCATGCCGACTTGTCGCAATTGGCAAGAGATTATTTGTCATAGGGAAGGGGCTTAGCACGCTGATGTTCGATGTGGACCAGAGTGAAAATGCAGGAGGAATAATGGTGGGATCTTCTATATCCAAATTGACTTCTGATTATGATGTAATTAGCTGTAAAGTTCTAGCACTATGAGTTGCCCTTGCTCATTAAATTCTTGTTGAATCTCTTTTGTGGTTACTTGCGGTCAAATATGTTGGGTGCTCTTTTCTGAGGATGGATGCCGAAGAAGGGAGATATACATTACTTTTGTAAATATGAACAAGGTAGCTCCTGCTGTATTACTCGATACTTTAGAGAAATGGATAGCGGTTTTTCTTTTCTACCAGCAATTAATTCAGTATGCGGTTTTGCCATAGTCATGCAAAACACTGTTCTTATCCATCCTGTATTTCCAAAGGTGAATATAGGTGTGATCATGTTTTGGAAATAGTGTGAAAAATCATGTTTTTTTGGCGGTTCAGGTTCCGACTCTGTCATTTTGTGTATGACAAATGTAGTCTGTTCATTCACTACGAAACAGCAATAGAGTGAGAGATGCCAATATGATATTCACATGAAGTTTTGTCGTTAAGCCCTTCATCTCTTTGCAGCTCCTGGAGTAGGTGATATGTTCAGAACGAACTCAGAATTTCGATTCAGATGGATCGTGATGCATATCGTGTGAGTTGCGACCGAAGTCTTCGGACGAAATGCCTACAAGAAGTGCACGTGATATGCTCGCGCGCCGAccagcttattttttttttttttcccccactaGTGATCACTAATCACTGTATCGGGCAGTAAAAGAAAGATCCTTTTTTGGCTCTCTTTAGGGCACTATGAAGTATAAAAGATGGATGATACAAAACTCGAATATATGAgccatttttcgaaaatagagattttttttttatttatttcgggGCGGGGGCCTAATTAGAATTTTCCCCCGAAATTCGCGGTGAAGAAGCAAAACTAAGTAGAGGACTTGTCAGAATGAAGAATTTACGTCAAACATCATGTCGTCACGGCATAGAAACGTAAAGAGTCATGCTGGACAGAACCTAAGATTCTTTGTCTGCAGTGGTGCATGTCAGAGACTCACGTAGTCAGCTTGTCCAAGTCGACTCTCATCAGCTCAATTTCAAAAGGAGGAGGTTGCTGGAGTTGGCCGGCCTTCTTTGTCACCGAGCTCACACTCGAACTCGCTACCCTTTTGATCCGCCATTGACGTCGACCTCGAGAAAGAAATCACACTCAAACAGAGGCGCGTTGTCACTTGATTTTCCCACCGAGGGTTGGCTTTAAAAATCCCTCCTTTCGCCTTTGGCGGATACCTCCAAGCACGGGGACCTCATCGCGAAAACTCTCCACGAGAAGGCAGAGTGAGCTGTGAGGGAGGGAGAAAGGATTTATAAAGAGGCCTCGTTCAGTCCGCAAAGAGGATGAAGACTCTTTTGGATTATTACGTCAGACGCTGCACAGTTGTTACCGCTACGATGATTGCTGACGTTTTACTCATCGTCACAGCTTTGAGCATTACACTCCTGGTTTCGTATTGGACTTCCATTTTCGCTGCATTGATCGCTTCACCGAGCATCAAACGATCTGCCGATAAGACATCGGCGTTTCCCCTTCAGCAGCTCAGTGGCTCTGTGAGTCACTCGCGAAGAAGTTGGTGATGGGGGATGGGGACCTCCGATTGTCGCCTCCGAAGGTACAGGGTCTACGTTACTAATGTGACTCTACCGCTGAATTTTGCTGGTCTGCTGTTCTTTGTCATGCGTGATTGGTTTCGCTGATGGTTTAAACTAACAATCCTGATCCAGTATCTACCAAGATGGAAACGAGTGCTTTGTGCAGTTGCATCTCACAACTCTGTATCAATTTCAATACAACTGAGTCCTTTTTTACCCTTTCGAAGTTAGTTATTTGAAGATTTTTCCACTACAGTTTCCATTGCAATCTGCGAGTTTGTATTAATCCTTTACTACCAGTGCGTGTTTTGTTGCCCTTAATGTGCTTCAGGTTCTAGTGATTATTTTTCCTCTGAAAACACGCATATAATATAGCTTATCTGGCAGATGCAGTTTCAGTAATCCGCAGTCTTCTATGTTGCTCGTCCATTCACCAATTTCAGTTTTCGCTTTGGGGTCATTGAGCAATTCTAATGCCGTACTTGTTCTATTACTGGAGATCAACTAGCCAGAAACTTTTTTCCCTGTTGGTGGATGCTCAAACTTTTGGCAGGAAAGGTTCCTATATGATCACTGATTTTGTGATATTTTGTGTTGTTGCTCAGAGAATGCTGCGACACATGAAAGACTACAGGTTGCTCTCTTGCTCGAGTAAAAACGACAAAGCAGGTGTGTTACAGGAGCTAGAGAAGGGGGTGGGAGCAAATTTGGTGGACTATGATAAGAGGACAGCTCTCCATTTGGCATCATGTGAAGGTTGCACCGAGGTGGTTGTGCTACTTCTTGAGAGAGGAGCTGATGTGAACCCCATTGACCGTTGGGGTCGAACTGtaagtttttcattctttcatttGGCATCTGAAGCGGTTGGTCCTTGGTATTCACACATACCACATCGATTGAGAAGAGTCCGTTTACTTTTACTTAGCTGCAGTAGAAGCCAACTTGTTAACTAAATCTTTTAGAATGCGCGAAATGTGTCAATCATGatatggggagagagagagagagagacgattttTATTGCTACAGAAATCATAAGTTACGAGTGAAGTTCTTACTGCTTAGTAAGTTTGAAAATGTAGCTGGCTTTTGAAATCTCCTCAAGAATAGCATGGTTGAATGTCAATTTTTGTGCAACTATCTAGAATGCTTCTCActtctttcaattattttagCCTGTTCACATTTTCTGAAAGTTGCTCCTCAATCTCTTAAAGGAGTTATTTTTCTCCTGTCCTATCAGGAGGACTGGAATATGTCTACTGCCTTTTATCACGTAAACAAGCCTGATTCTTCTCAGACATTTTTTCTCGCGATACATGTCCATAAATATGCATTTTTCTCATTATAATTGGGTTTTCTAAGGACGTGTTCAGAGCAATTTTTAGTACATTTTGCGAGAAATTACTTCTccaatttgttattttccttAGCAGAGCTTTCGCTGATGTCAGTAAGCTTGCAGCCATTATCAGACGCCCGTAGCTTTGGTCACGAGGACATTTGTAAGATACTGGTGGCTCAGGGAGGAATAGATCCGGTATGCTGTTTTACTGAGTGCTTGTATATAATGTGACATTTCTACACTATCAATTGTCTCCAAGCAAGAAGTCCACCTCTTTTCTGTTGACATTAGTTTAGGCTGTTCGTATGAGTTGTTGACTTTGATTGCAAGACTTCCATCATTTACAGCTGAAGAATTCTTTCCTTGTTAACTCTTCTTTTGGAGATTCTCCATATGATGCTTCTCCTACTTCCATTCGTTACAAATATTTAAAGTCAGTATAGATCAGGACCTGCTATCTTCCTTGCCATAGGATGAAGCCTTTACCAAGGCATTCCATTCACAAGGGGATGAACTCAAACAAAAAACTGTGTCTTCTGTACGAAAGTAGGCTTCATAATGGGACTTCAATAATTAGAGAGGTTCATAGAATGCCATTGTATGACCTTAATTAACCTGCTGGCCTATCAATTTGTTGAATATGAATGTAATTCAGCCAAGTTATTGTTTGACATTCTGCAGATGCTTTACCTATATGATTTTACATCCATCAGTAACCTAGGGCACAAATTTGGCAATCCAGCCACAATTTGGGTGGATTGGATAGTTTACAATGTTTCTTTCATCTTAATGCTTGGAACAGGTTGGACTTGATGCACAAAATCCATGCTATGAGATCGACTTCAATGAGGTTGACATGGAGAAGGCAATTCTAATTGGAGAAGTAAGAAACTGATCGATGTTTATGGCAAACTTTTGTGAGCAAATCCTAAAAGAGACTGTTACTGCCTTGCCATCTTGGTGAACTAGAGATTTTGTGGAAGTTTTTGTGAGTACTTTATATTTATGTAATGCCTTGCATTGACTTTACTTTGTTGGTTACCAGGGAGCGTTTGGTGAAGTATATAGGGTGAAATGGCGTGGTACAGAAGTTGCAGCAAAAACAATACGTTCCTCCATTGCCTCAAATCCAAGAGTTAGGTTAGTTTATGAACATTTTAAGTGAAATATGCATTCAAGATGTGCAtgttttcttgttcatttgattAAAAGTTTTCTCcaggaaaaaaatttgtcatctCTCATCTGAAAGTTGATGACAGAATCTGGAAAATCTAGGATACGAAAGTAATGTTTGATAGCCACACAGGTCTATTCTCCATGGAAAATACATTAATAAATGTGTTGTTTAACTTTGTGCTTTTTAACTAAATTGTGGAGTCGTAttaacaaattttaactttgatGTTGCACATAAATACTTGGACTATTTCCCTACATTCATGAGACTATAAGAATCTAAGATTTTGTATACATCAAACTTGGTGCGGCTTCTAAACACTTGGTATTTGAAACATGAATTGACAATTTTGCTTCTTTCCTGATGATTAGCCAGATTGGGAACTTTAAAACATGAATTGCCAACTGTGCACTGgctcaggtttttttttttttgggttggggggggtgggggaggaagaagaggagggaatGGGGTGGAGTGCAGGCACCTTGCTTCATGTAACTGTAGTCAGAAAAAAGCCAGAATCTTGAAACTTAAACTGCTTTGCATTATGCAGCTGGAAATCATATAGTTAGCTTCAGTTCTCATTTTGATATGTACTGGTTATTTCACAGGAGTGACTTCATGAAGGAATTGGCTCTTTGGCAGAAGCTGCGTCACCCTAATATTGTGCAGTTCCTTGGTGTTCTAAAGCAGTCAGATCGTTTAATCTTTCTCACTGAGTATCTCCGCAACGTGAGTCTTGACATTTTAATGGAGTTTACTGTAGTTTGGTTGTCTCATTTTCCCATCATTGGTGTTGCTTCAGGGAAGCTTGTTTGATATACTGAGGAAGAGAGGAAGGCTTGATCCACAGACTGCAGTTGCATATGCTTTGGATATTGCAAGGTATATATTGTCGGTCCTCCTATCCTGAATGATGATGGTGAAGTGATCTTTCTCCAGATTAGCTGTCATTTTGGAGCAAGTTTTTCTTTCAGCCAATAAAATTCTTCATTGTTCTCCTTTGCTTACCATTTTTCAGCATTTTGATTTATGTAGCCTTTCAATGTTAAAATTAgagttatttttctattatgcAACAGTTTTACCTCGTGGAAGTTTCAACCATTAACATGTATAtatgattaattgctttccccaTTGCTGCTGCCATGATTGTCAGGACAAGAGCATTTGGATCTGCTTATGCTTGTGTTCGATCCAATCAAAAATTTCACCGTTTGTACCAATGTCTTCCTTAGGATCTTGAATTGTGATGCAATTTTAGCATTTTCGTACAATTTGTATTGGTTAGGCAGAGATAATTCCTCCCAATGAAAATAATGTTAAGGCCCGCTGATTTTTTCGGCAGCATTATCAAATTCTAACATCAATTGAACAAGAACTGCAGTGACGTTTGGAAATTGATATGGAGATTCATGCTTGAAATCCATGGCTTATGCTACGAAAGCATGTATAGCTATTACTGTTTGGCTGAATCTGTTAGTGGTCTACACTTCACATTATTCTACTCCAGTTCGGCTGAATCCTTGCGATTTATGCAGGGGTATGAATTATCTCCATCGACATAAACCACATGCTATAATACACCGAGATTTGACACCGAGGTATTTTACTTCGATTGAACTCTCTTTTGTGATATAACTTGAGCAGGGAAGGGGGGCTCTTACAGAAAATGTTGCCACAGTGCTTAGGTGAGGGTGGCAAGGGTCGAGTTCTTCCCTCTCATTTTTAAAGTCATTAGAATAGTGCTTGCAACCATTCTGTGCCTAGAGAGGTATGGCTCAATGAGGTTTATTTTATGAAGGAAGGTCATCTTTGGTCAATCTGAGGTCTCTGCTCTTCCGACATATTGACATAATTCATCCATGGAATAGTAATGTCACCTTGTTGGTAGTTGGCAGTGTATACCAGAATAATTCCAACAGAAGCAAACTCTAATATGTGTGTATGTTAAAATTTGATTTGGCTTATACATGATTTTGCAAACGGGAGAACATTCTGTGAGGAAAGCACATGTTTGCAAGACTATCTTTTCAATCAGCTCGATTGATGTAGGTCAGTTTTATTCTGGACAGAGGCTCAGCACCTCTCACTGTAAATAAAATCCTGTGAGTTTCTGCTAGGATGATtagttttttgctttttagtTTCTAGAGGAGTCATTGTCAGCAGTGGTGATAAATGTTTGCATTTAAATCAGAAACACTGATGATTTTCTCATCTTTGGAGTTCTTGCAGGAATGTGTTGCAAGATGAATCCGGCCATTTTAAGGTTACAGACTTTGGCTTGAGCAAGATTGCACTGGCTAAAGATGCAGGGAGTTACAAAATGACTGGTTGCACCGGCTCATGTTAGATCGACTGTTCCTGAACTTTTGAGTAGTTACTGGTTTTTTATCCGCATAGCTAAATAAACTATATGCTGTTGATCCAGATCGTTACATGGCCCCCGAAGTATATCGTCGAGAATCATATGGGAAGAGTGTTGATGTCTTTTCATTTGCCATGATCGTCTACGAGGTACACAAGACTCTGGGTGCATCCTCTTCTCATGATTAGTTGAAGGattattttctctatttgaAAGACTATGCACTTCAGTTAAATTTCATTATTTGCATAACCGCGTGGATATTTTGAAAGCTCATTCAACTTATCAAGACACATTAATCAAGACTGCATTCCTCATAAGTGAAGCCAAATTGTCTCCAGATGTTTCACGGGGGACCATCTAATAGGGCACAAACCCCAGAGCAAGTTGCTGATAAAAGAGCATACGAGGATTACCGTCCACCACTGTCTTCACACATACAGCCTGAATCAGTTAGAGCGTAAGTCATTCCTTCTGAACCATTTCCTTCACAGAAAGCTGCATATAGCCAGACAGGTTGTACTGCATGTATGAACTGTTAAGAAATCCTTCAACATTCGAAGGATGTGAGATCATCGTACAGTACTTGGGGTTTTCTCTCCTGGAATATGAGTTTAGACGCTAAATCTTCACGCAGCAGTCATTTCAGGCCAGCTTTTCTAGACATAGTTACTGGAAACCTGTGGATGTCATTCATGC
This sequence is a window from Rhodamnia argentea isolate NSW1041297 chromosome 3, ASM2092103v1, whole genome shotgun sequence. Protein-coding genes within it:
- the LOC115743101 gene encoding integrin-linked protein kinase 1-like isoform X3, coding for MGDGDLRLSPPKRMLRHMKDYRLLSCSSKNDKAGVLQELEKGVGANLVDYDKRTALHLASCEGCTEVVVLLLERGADVNPIDRWGRTPLSDARSFGHEDICKILVAQGGIDPVGLDAQNPCYEIDFNEVDMEKAILIGEGAFGEVYRVKWRGTEVAAKTIRSSIASNPRVRSDFMKELALWQKLRHPNIVQFLGVLKQSDRLIFLTEYLRNGSLFDILRKRGRLDPQTAVAYALDIARGMNYLHRHKPHAIIHRDLTPRNVLQDESGHFKVTDFGLSKIALAKDAGSYKMTGCTGSYRYMAPEVYRRESYGKSVDVFSFAMIVYEMFHGGPSNRAQTPEQVADKRAYEDYRPPLSSHIQPESVRALLRECWHKNPDCRPTFEEIIGQLEKIQESMQYDKTMRGSCSCAIL
- the LOC115743101 gene encoding integrin-linked protein kinase 1-like isoform X1, whose product is MGTSDCRLRRYRVYVTNRMLRHMKDYRLLSCSSKNDKAGVLQELEKGVGANLVDYDKRTALHLASCEGCTEVVVLLLERGADVNPIDRWGRTPLSDARSFGHEDICKILVAQGGIDPVGLDAQNPCYEIDFNEVDMEKAILIGEGAFGEVYRVKWRGTEVAAKTIRSSIASNPRVRSDFMKELALWQKLRHPNIVQFLGVLKQSDRLIFLTEYLRNGSLFDILRKRGRLDPQTAVAYALDIARGMNYLHRHKPHAIIHRDLTPRNVLQDESGHFKVTDFGLSKIALAKDAGSYKMTGCTGSYRYMAPEVYRRESYGKSVDVFSFAMIVYEMFHGGPSNRAQTPEQVADKRAYEDYRPPLSSHIQPESVRALLRECWHKNPDCRPTFEEIIGQLEKIQESMQYDKTMRGSCSCAIL
- the LOC115743104 gene encoding F-box/kelch-repeat protein SKIP4; its protein translation is MECIQSMSEVEAGNELAQKPLIPGLPDDVALSCLARLPRKFHTVLKCVSKRWRDIVCSDEWYSYRRKHNLDEAWIYALCRDKQERSFCCVLDPNSSRRCWKHIQGIPPQISKRKGMGFQTLGKKIYFLGGCGWFEDATNEVYCYDVSANTWNETTSLSIARCYFACEVLDEKICAIGGLATNLSGPNSWDTYDPSTNGWISHVDPNLVPEIEDSMVLDGQIYIRCGGSSLSSHVYAIVYEPLRGSWQHGDADIASGWKGPAVVIGGTLYVLDQSSGLRLMKWRKESKDWVVVGRLSQLLTQPPCRLVAIGKRLFVIGKGLSTLMFDVDQSENAGGIMVGSSISKLTSDYDVISCKVLAL
- the LOC115743101 gene encoding integrin-linked protein kinase 1-like isoform X4, whose amino-acid sequence is MSVSLQPLSDARSFGHEDICKILVAQGGIDPVGLDAQNPCYEIDFNEVDMEKAILIGEGAFGEVYRVKWRGTEVAAKTIRSSIASNPRVRSDFMKELALWQKLRHPNIVQFLGVLKQSDRLIFLTEYLRNGSLFDILRKRGRLDPQTAVAYALDIARGMNYLHRHKPHAIIHRDLTPRNVLQDESGHFKVTDFGLSKIALAKDAGSYKMTGCTGSYRYMAPEVYRRESYGKSVDVFSFAMIVYEMFHGGPSNRAQTPEQVADKRAYEDYRPPLSSHIQPESVRALLRECWHKNPDCRPTFEEIIGQLEKIQESMQYDKTMRGSCSCAIL
- the LOC115743101 gene encoding integrin-linked protein kinase 1-like isoform X2; its protein translation is MITDFVIFCVVAQRMLRHMKDYRLLSCSSKNDKAGVLQELEKGVGANLVDYDKRTALHLASCEGCTEVVVLLLERGADVNPIDRWGRTPLSDARSFGHEDICKILVAQGGIDPVGLDAQNPCYEIDFNEVDMEKAILIGEGAFGEVYRVKWRGTEVAAKTIRSSIASNPRVRSDFMKELALWQKLRHPNIVQFLGVLKQSDRLIFLTEYLRNGSLFDILRKRGRLDPQTAVAYALDIARGMNYLHRHKPHAIIHRDLTPRNVLQDESGHFKVTDFGLSKIALAKDAGSYKMTGCTGSYRYMAPEVYRRESYGKSVDVFSFAMIVYEMFHGGPSNRAQTPEQVADKRAYEDYRPPLSSHIQPESVRALLRECWHKNPDCRPTFEEIIGQLEKIQESMQYDKTMRGSCSCAIL